A stretch of Candidatus Neomarinimicrobiota bacterium DNA encodes these proteins:
- a CDS encoding right-handed parallel beta-helix repeat-containing protein yields the protein MNRKLKLYLFTAILFCCISGCSENQGTSKVDQPSTVKPPVQKTLFYTDIEHPDLHKADKSKEEVESETAIEEVEPDSSKEENTQSSCIQTRRCVPEDYPTIMSAIAAADEGDTVLIAPGDYHENITINGPQSITVGSRYLISKDGEDIYSTRIIGDGSTSVISIMKTELSPVAIVGLTVQGGAARYGGGFHIVESNPHLSNLIIARNKCRTGGGGGIYCFKSSILLENSLLYGNYSADVGGGYYGKEKSQSILRNVIFMENVGTTLGGAAYLRNWSDTVFEDVLFIKNRCLRGSALALKYESKALASHCLFINPGKSFESVVYSGKQSSTILLQSTVEMPFTGYTSTKLPFTDVEAGFTSMYNSVIGTGRVQPDSVRAYSYESLLRDGRMHIKLHALSSYIEPGFYQPGRVAEAIKSLFIDKAAVKELSSDTNSLVLLEQLDLIKQELENRGSSPDDSDVQAALDYR from the coding sequence GTGAATCGGAAATTGAAACTCTATCTCTTTACAGCAATACTCTTTTGTTGCATTAGCGGGTGCTCTGAAAACCAGGGGACATCGAAGGTGGATCAACCCAGCACGGTGAAACCACCTGTACAGAAAACGTTGTTCTATACGGATATCGAACATCCCGATCTACACAAAGCTGATAAGTCAAAAGAAGAAGTGGAGTCTGAAACCGCCATTGAGGAAGTGGAACCAGATTCCTCAAAAGAGGAGAATACACAATCCTCCTGTATCCAAACCCGTAGATGTGTCCCCGAAGATTATCCAACGATCATGTCCGCCATTGCGGCAGCTGACGAGGGTGATACTGTCCTGATTGCACCTGGGGATTATCATGAGAATATCACCATAAATGGTCCCCAATCAATTACGGTGGGCTCAAGATATCTCATTTCTAAGGATGGCGAGGATATTTATAGCACAAGAATTATCGGAGATGGTTCCACATCAGTCATTTCCATTATGAAAACTGAACTCAGCCCGGTTGCTATTGTTGGCCTGACGGTCCAGGGTGGCGCTGCAAGATACGGCGGTGGCTTTCATATTGTTGAGTCAAATCCCCATTTGTCCAATCTGATTATTGCCAGGAATAAATGCAGAACTGGCGGCGGAGGTGGTATTTATTGTTTTAAATCCTCCATTCTTTTGGAGAACAGCCTCCTGTATGGAAATTATTCCGCTGATGTTGGTGGTGGATATTATGGCAAAGAAAAATCTCAGTCTATCCTTCGTAATGTCATTTTCATGGAAAATGTCGGTACTACACTGGGCGGGGCAGCCTATCTCCGGAATTGGTCGGATACTGTTTTTGAGGATGTACTCTTTATCAAGAACAGATGTCTAAGAGGATCAGCACTGGCCCTAAAGTATGAATCAAAGGCGCTTGCCAGTCACTGTCTCTTTATCAACCCAGGCAAATCATTTGAGAGTGTTGTTTATTCAGGAAAACAATCGAGTACCATCCTGCTTCAGAGTACGGTTGAAATGCCCTTTACCGGCTATACTTCGACCAAGCTACCATTCACAGATGTAGAGGCTGGTTTCACCTCAATGTACAACTCCGTGATTGGCACCGGGCGGGTCCAACCTGATTCCGTCAGGGCGTACAGCTATGAGAGCCTACTGCGGGATGGTAGGATGCACATCAAGTTGCATGCTCTAAGCTCCTACATAGAACCGGGGTTTTACCAGCCAGGTCGTGTTGCCGAGGCAATTAAAAGTTTATTTATTGATAAAGCTGCTGTGAAAGAATTATCCTCAGATACCAATAGCTTGGTACTTTTAGAACAGCTTGACTTGATCAAGCAGGAGTTGGAGAACCGGGGGAGTTCTCCAGATGACAGCGATGTACAAGCGGCGTTGGATTATCGTTAA